A genomic window from Aulosira sp. FACHB-615 includes:
- a CDS encoding alternative oxidase, giving the protein MIRLLVNILVFVINTVYRDRPYPRFYVLETVARVPYFSYLSVLHLYETLGLWRKADWLKVHFAESWNELHHLLIMESLGGDAFWGDRLLAKTTALIYYWIITCVYFFSPRSAYHFMELVEKHAYSSYHKFLTANEVGLKAQPAPLVAIRYYRDGDLYMFDEFQTSHQPTERRPQIDHLYDVFVAIRDDEMEHVRTMEACQQTNAQLSFKSPHTLEMKTVTANFELEVHS; this is encoded by the coding sequence ATGATTCGTTTGCTTGTGAATATTTTGGTATTTGTGATCAATACTGTTTATCGCGATCGCCCTTATCCTCGTTTTTATGTTTTAGAAACAGTAGCGCGTGTACCTTACTTTTCTTATCTCTCAGTGTTGCATCTTTATGAAACTTTGGGATTATGGCGCAAAGCTGATTGGCTGAAGGTTCATTTTGCCGAATCTTGGAATGAATTGCATCACCTATTAATTATGGAATCTTTAGGTGGAGACGCATTTTGGGGCGATCGACTATTAGCCAAAACTACAGCATTAATTTATTACTGGATTATTACTTGTGTGTATTTCTTTTCACCGCGTTCTGCCTATCATTTTATGGAACTGGTGGAAAAACACGCATACAGCAGTTATCATAAATTCTTGACAGCAAATGAAGTGGGATTGAAAGCCCAACCGGCTCCATTAGTAGCAATCCGTTACTATCGTGATGGCGACTTATATATGTTTGATGAGTTTCAAACATCTCATCAACCCACTGAACGCCGTCCTCAAATTGATCATCTTTATGATGTGTTTGTGGCAATTCGAGATGATGAAATGGAACACGTAAGAACTATGGAAGCTTGCCAACAAACTAATGCACAACTTTCATTTAAGAGTCCTCATACCTTGGAAATGAAGACAGTTACAGCTAACTTTGAGCTTGAGGTTCACTCATAA
- a CDS encoding M48 family metallopeptidase — protein sequence MLDTPPVIDILATLVVIASVFLLIYFAVKTLITSNYFQKGINLYQQKDYPGAEAEFRKVIAINSTNDVVRLFLGDVVYQQDRISEATELFQEVIRRSPKNPEAYLRLANVLMQQNQPEAAKTNLQTAQNLFQKRQPEKAQKVAQLLAKINAKST from the coding sequence ATGCTAGACACCCCTCCAGTAATTGATATTCTTGCCACGTTGGTAGTGATTGCGAGTGTTTTTCTACTGATTTATTTTGCTGTGAAAACCTTAATCACCTCCAACTACTTTCAAAAAGGCATCAATCTTTATCAGCAAAAAGACTATCCAGGCGCGGAAGCAGAGTTTCGCAAAGTGATTGCTATCAACTCTACGAATGATGTCGTGCGCCTATTTTTAGGAGATGTTGTATATCAGCAAGATAGAATTTCCGAAGCCACAGAATTATTCCAAGAAGTCATTCGCCGCAGTCCCAAAAACCCCGAAGCTTATTTACGCCTAGCCAATGTCTTAATGCAGCAAAATCAACCAGAAGCAGCTAAGACTAATTTGCAAACAGCACAAAATTTATTTCAAAAACGCCAACCAGAAAAAGCCCAAAAAGTGGCTCAGTTATTGGCAAAAATCAACGCCAAATCAACTTAA
- a CDS encoding RluA family pseudouridine synthase: MLDCSLLSPISDFIDCNFTVKHFSPNYYYEGRCPQTGELLRLPRTALIEGIARGLMNYLARDERYAREGKMYGVLLVELPSGEQKVIQAFSGLLNGKSVVDGWVPPIPGRDTVALSEAETLAKLETIKQEIINLQELPERQQYEILSAEFTQQLQVMSDRHRECRYQRQAQRQILGETLTSEVLTTALAELDAASRKDGIERRQLKRQRDEVLQPLQQLITAADTKIRELKQQRKTLSRQLQAQMHAAYSLMNFFGQSLTLQQLMPDGLPTGTGDCCAPKLLHYAATHHLKPLAMAEFWWGKSSGDKIQGEFYEACVERCQPLMGFLLSGIKPNSSRGVVSPSATREEIIYQDEWLIAVNKPAGLLSVPGRYQDTQDSVVSRLRNLLADGTNLVSVHRLDQETSGILLIARDRNTHYHLSQQFQQRQVHKVYEAILAGAVTQNHGVIELPLWGNPQNRPYQQVDWQHGKPSVTKFQVIAKEGEYTRVEFIPLTGRTHQLRVHAAVGLGVVILGDRLYGCNANANRLHLHAREISFYHPQLAKTLHLQATTPF, translated from the coding sequence ATGCTTGACTGTTCGCTGCTTTCGCCAATTTCAGATTTTATTGATTGTAATTTTACAGTCAAGCATTTTTCTCCTAACTATTACTATGAAGGGCGTTGTCCCCAAACTGGCGAACTGCTGAGATTACCCCGTACTGCTTTGATAGAAGGAATTGCCCGTGGCTTAATGAACTATCTCGCTAGAGATGAGCGTTATGCTAGGGAAGGTAAGATGTATGGTGTTTTATTAGTTGAATTGCCCAGTGGTGAACAAAAAGTTATTCAAGCTTTCTCAGGATTATTAAATGGTAAAAGTGTTGTTGATGGCTGGGTTCCGCCAATTCCCGGAAGAGATACAGTTGCTTTATCAGAAGCGGAGACTTTAGCAAAATTAGAGACAATTAAACAAGAAATTATTAATTTACAAGAATTACCAGAACGACAGCAGTATGAAATATTATCTGCTGAATTTACACAGCAATTGCAAGTCATGAGCGATCGCCATCGTGAATGCAGATATCAACGCCAAGCCCAACGCCAAATACTGGGCGAAACACTCACAAGTGAAGTTCTCACCACTGCACTTGCAGAACTTGACGCAGCCAGTCGCAAAGATGGGATTGAACGGCGACAACTCAAACGTCAGCGAGATGAAGTTTTACAGCCGCTTCAACAATTAATTACCGCCGCAGATACCAAAATCAGAGAATTAAAACAACAGCGTAAAACCTTATCTCGTCAACTCCAAGCCCAAATGCACGCTGCTTATTCGCTGATGAATTTTTTCGGTCAATCTCTCACCTTACAACAATTAATGCCGGATGGTTTACCCACGGGTACAGGCGACTGTTGCGCCCCAAAGTTGTTGCATTACGCCGCCACCCATCACCTTAAACCCCTCGCAATGGCAGAATTTTGGTGGGGGAAATCTTCAGGAGATAAAATTCAAGGGGAATTTTATGAAGCTTGTGTAGAACGTTGTCAGCCGTTGATGGGATTTTTGCTGTCGGGTATTAAACCTAATAGTTCAAGGGGAGTTGTCAGTCCCTCCGCTACTAGAGAGGAGATTATCTATCAAGACGAATGGCTAATTGCTGTGAATAAACCTGCGGGACTATTATCAGTTCCCGGCCGTTATCAAGACACCCAAGATAGTGTAGTGAGTCGTTTACGGAATTTATTAGCTGATGGGACGAACCTTGTATCTGTGCATCGTTTGGATCAGGAGACTTCTGGTATTTTGTTGATAGCACGCGATCGCAATACGCACTATCACCTCAGTCAACAATTCCAACAGCGACAAGTGCATAAAGTTTATGAAGCAATTTTGGCAGGTGCGGTGACTCAAAATCACGGTGTGATTGAATTACCACTTTGGGGAAATCCGCAAAATCGCCCTTATCAACAAGTTGATTGGCAACATGGTAAACCCAGTGTCACCAAGTTTCAGGTAATTGCCAAAGAAGGCGAATACACCCGCGTAGAATTTATCCCCCTCACCGGACGCACCCATCAGCTGCGGGTTCATGCGGCGGTAGGATTAGGCGTGGTAATATTGGGCGATCGCCTTTATGGATGTAATGCTAATGCAAATCGTTTACATCTCCACGCCAGGGAAATCAGTTTTTACCATCCCCAATTAGCCAAAACTCTTCATTTACAAGCAACAACACCTTTTTAA
- a CDS encoding Uma2 family endonuclease — MVQTPKKTLTLQEFLTLPETQPSSEYIDGQVIQKHIPQGKHSTIQGELCPKINAVVKVKKMGWAFPELRCTFGVISLVPDVAVFSWVRLPVDENGDIANTFTIAPDWMIEILSPEQSHTKVTKKILHALNHGTQMGWLIDPDERFIAAYPAGKQPLAFEAIDSVLPVPDFCQGLQLTVGEIFGWLKVNL; from the coding sequence ATGGTACAAACACCAAAGAAAACATTGACTTTACAAGAGTTTCTCACACTACCAGAAACTCAGCCAAGCTCAGAATACATCGACGGTCAAGTAATTCAAAAACATATCCCGCAAGGAAAGCATAGCACTATTCAAGGAGAACTCTGTCCCAAAATTAATGCTGTTGTAAAAGTCAAAAAAATGGGTTGGGCTTTTCCTGAATTACGCTGCACATTTGGCGTAATTTCTCTAGTTCCTGATGTTGCTGTGTTTTCTTGGGTAAGGCTTCCTGTTGATGAAAATGGTGATATTGCTAATACGTTTACTATCGCACCCGATTGGATGATCGAAATTCTTTCCCCAGAACAAAGCCATACGAAAGTTACAAAGAAAATCTTACACGCTCTCAATCACGGCACTCAAATGGGTTGGTTAATTGACCCTGACGAGCGATTTATTGCTGCTTATCCTGCGGGAAAACAACCTTTAGCATTTGAGGCAATTGATAGTGTTTTGCCAGTGCCAGATTTCTGCCAAGGTTTACAGTTAACAGTAGGTGAAATTTTTGGCTGGTTAAAGGTAAATTTGTAA
- a CDS encoding J domain-containing protein: MPQSSETSYYSLLGLHPSASVIDIRRAYREMSKRYHPDTTELPASLATAKFQQINEAYATLSHPERRLSYDLKIGYSRFGVIQAPADLHRPVRYSYDYSKSAYLDASDRPLSSGEIFALFILGLTFVGCLLLAIAIGFARGEAAFQTQSPQLTPKQQISSLSHFPSSGECQNHNFPIFKSTIS, translated from the coding sequence ATGCCACAAAGTAGTGAAACCTCCTACTATTCTTTATTAGGACTGCATCCCTCAGCATCGGTAATCGACATTCGCCGTGCTTATCGGGAAATGAGTAAACGCTATCATCCAGACACTACAGAATTACCTGCGTCCCTTGCTACTGCTAAATTTCAGCAAATTAATGAAGCTTATGCTACGTTAAGCCATCCAGAAAGGCGACTCAGTTATGATTTGAAAATTGGTTATTCCCGCTTTGGTGTAATTCAAGCGCCTGCGGATTTGCATCGTCCGGTGCGTTATTCTTATGATTACTCGAAATCGGCTTACCTGGATGCCAGCGATCGCCCTCTTTCTTCTGGGGAAATTTTCGCTTTATTTATTCTGGGGCTGACTTTTGTGGGATGTTTATTACTGGCGATCGCTATTGGCTTCGCCCGTGGTGAGGCGGCTTTTCAAACTCAATCACCCCAACTAACCCCAAAACAGCAAATTTCTTCTCTCTCCCACTTCCCTAGTTCTGGGGAATGCCAAAACCATAACTTTCCCATCTTCAAATCAACCATTTCTTAA
- a CDS encoding DUF1350 family protein codes for MTNLKLRFKPVSFSWVALHPQPKGVIQFIGGAFFGTFGPMFFYRYLLECLYQQGYTIILLPFNFTFDHYREAGFLIREQYKIIPELVRMAEVAGYDYKIYLDDSNFSWIGHSIGCKYIALLEAFSALPKDPEKIEDFVWKIVKETSGNLSPEKQAKKVKSIVNDLLTLIRDLEKQRINAQKLTSYYVNQDVNQNQTDFGSSDVKINSIFIKSQASLLLAPVNTGLDSAIKPKALADFIISLGFNVKPTPQETEALIKNSNLFNLLGLIYFPLDNIGKSTREWFFNSLQKPPENFRDKLKGGHLRPLGIRIGDLVFNFPDTLSVPPIEAVKKRNAEFEAPVLKLLAALEQKRREMQNK; via the coding sequence ATGACAAACTTAAAATTGAGATTTAAACCTGTTTCCTTTAGCTGGGTAGCACTACATCCCCAACCTAAAGGCGTGATTCAATTCATTGGTGGAGCTTTTTTCGGCACATTTGGGCCAATGTTTTTTTATCGCTATTTGCTGGAATGTTTGTATCAGCAAGGCTATACAATTATTCTCTTACCGTTTAACTTTACCTTTGACCATTATAGAGAAGCAGGTTTTCTCATTCGAGAACAATATAAGATCATCCCAGAATTAGTCAGAATGGCAGAAGTAGCAGGTTATGACTATAAAATCTATCTCGATGATTCTAACTTTTCTTGGATAGGTCACAGTATTGGTTGTAAGTATATTGCTCTTTTAGAAGCTTTTAGTGCTTTGCCGAAAGATCCAGAAAAAATAGAAGATTTTGTTTGGAAAATCGTCAAAGAAACTTCAGGAAATTTATCGCCAGAAAAACAAGCCAAAAAAGTTAAAAGTATTGTCAACGATTTATTAACCCTGATTCGTGACTTAGAAAAGCAACGCATCAATGCTCAAAAATTAACTTCTTATTACGTTAATCAAGATGTAAACCAGAATCAAACAGATTTTGGTTCATCAGATGTCAAGATTAACAGCATCTTTATTAAAAGCCAAGCATCTCTATTATTAGCACCAGTTAATACTGGATTAGACAGCGCCATTAAACCCAAAGCCTTAGCAGATTTTATTATCAGTCTTGGGTTTAACGTGAAACCAACACCCCAAGAAACTGAGGCTTTAATTAAAAACAGTAATTTGTTTAATTTGCTGGGGTTAATTTATTTTCCTTTAGACAATATCGGCAAATCTACCAGGGAATGGTTCTTTAATAGCTTGCAAAAACCCCCAGAAAATTTCCGCGACAAACTCAAGGGTGGACATTTAAGACCATTAGGAATACGTATCGGTGATTTAGTTTTTAATTTTCCCGATACTCTTTCTGTACCACCTATTGAAGCCGTCAAAAAGAGAAATGCTGAATTTGAAGCGCCTGTGCTGAAACTACTGGCTGCTTTAGAACAAAAGCGCCGAGAAATGCAGAACAAATAA
- the uppS gene encoding polyprenyl diphosphate synthase, which produces MTVQPTELLYLPPDLKRELLPKHVAVIMDGNGRWAKRQGLPRIMGHKRGVDALKDLLRCCKDWGIEALTAYAFSTENWKRPQEEVDFLMTLFQVVLRQELREMVEENVQIQFVGNLQALPKSLQEEITRSMEATKNNRSIKFSVATNYGGRQEILQACRAIAQKVEQGILKPDEIDEAVFESHLYTAGIDDPDLLIRTSGEMRLSNFLLWQMAYGEIYITDTLWPDFDRAEFHRALCAYQQRDRRFGKV; this is translated from the coding sequence ATGACTGTACAACCAACTGAACTGCTATATTTGCCTCCCGACTTGAAACGGGAACTACTGCCCAAACACGTTGCGGTGATTATGGATGGCAATGGTCGATGGGCTAAACGTCAAGGTTTACCGCGAATTATGGGACATAAGCGTGGTGTTGATGCTTTGAAGGATTTGCTGCGTTGTTGCAAAGACTGGGGAATTGAGGCACTGACAGCTTATGCTTTTTCTACGGAAAACTGGAAAAGACCGCAGGAAGAAGTGGATTTTTTGATGACTTTATTCCAAGTAGTTTTACGTCAAGAACTGCGGGAAATGGTCGAGGAAAATGTGCAAATTCAGTTTGTGGGGAATTTGCAGGCTTTACCAAAGTCACTGCAAGAAGAAATTACCCGTTCAATGGAAGCGACAAAGAATAATCGCAGTATTAAATTTTCTGTGGCAACTAATTATGGCGGACGGCAGGAAATTTTACAAGCTTGTCGGGCGATCGCGCAAAAAGTCGAGCAAGGTATCCTCAAACCAGATGAAATCGATGAAGCGGTGTTTGAAAGCCATTTGTATACAGCCGGAATTGATGACCCTGATTTATTAATCCGTACTAGCGGTGAAATGCGTCTTTCAAATTTCCTGCTCTGGCAAATGGCTTATGGTGAAATTTACATTACTGATACGCTTTGGCCAGATTTTGACCGGGCTGAATTTCACCGGGCTTTGTGTGCATATCAGCAACGCGACCGGAGATTTGGGAAAGTGTAG
- a CDS encoding Uma2 family endonuclease — protein MSIPLVEQSAEEKLITLKDVSWEQFKGIEAQLLDNHNVRLSYLSGMLEIMSPIGEEHEYVKRTLGYLLEAYMRELGIRFYGRGGYTLEEPGYASGTPDESYSIGTKKEVPDIVIEVIITSGTINRKELYKPKKVPEVWFWKSNSIKIFRLSEQGEYEEVERSGFFPNLDPSILLKYITIPDQYDAVQQFIQDIRN, from the coding sequence ATGAGTATCCCACTTGTAGAACAGTCCGCAGAAGAAAAACTGATAACTCTCAAAGATGTTTCTTGGGAGCAGTTTAAAGGAATTGAAGCCCAGCTCTTGGACAACCACAATGTTCGATTGTCTTATTTATCAGGAATGTTAGAAATTATGTCGCCAATTGGTGAAGAACATGAATATGTGAAAAGAACTCTCGGTTATTTATTAGAAGCTTATATGAGAGAGTTGGGTATACGTTTTTATGGTCGTGGTGGCTACACTTTAGAAGAACCTGGATATGCTTCAGGTACACCAGATGAATCCTATAGCATTGGCACAAAAAAAGAAGTCCCAGACATAGTTATTGAAGTTATCATCACCAGTGGAACTATTAATAGAAAAGAGTTATATAAACCTAAAAAAGTACCAGAAGTGTGGTTTTGGAAATCTAACTCTATCAAAATATTTCGCCTGAGCGAACAGGGTGAATATGAGGAAGTAGAAAGAAGTGGTTTTTTTCCTAATTTAGATCCAAGCATACTGCTAAAGTATATAACCATACCTGACCAGTACGATGCTGTACAGCAATTTATTCAGGATATCCGCAATTAA
- the cobA gene encoding uroporphyrinogen-III C-methyltransferase translates to MTKQQGKVYLVGAGPGDVAYLTVKAYHLLAVAEVLVYDALVDEQLLNCVPANCLRLDVGKRGGKPSTTQGEINKLLVQHCQAGQQVVRLKSGDPFIFGRCTSEIEALKAAGCEFEVIPGISSALAAPLFAGIPLTDAAMSRCFAVFTAHEPDTLDWEALSRLETLVILMGGQHLPEIIHQLLRRKRSRLTPIAIIRWAGTPNQQVWTGQLNNILEKITGLSLSPVVIVIGEVVRLRQYLQSEKINAEDSTTAIIPSLPTMSNHLPLAGKTILVTRSVGQSSEFSDRLQAVGAKVIEMPALEIGPPASWADLDHAIASLSDFDWLILTSTNGVEYFFARLTALGKDSRALANVKIAVVGEKTAQSLKQQALKPDFIPPNFVADSLVEHFPETLSGKKILFPRVETGGREILVKELTAKGAEVIEVAAYQSCCPSSIPESAKLALQNHQVDIITFASSKTVQFFCQIIDRTFANHAVINLADVCIASIGPQTSKTCHALFGRVDVEAEEYTLEGLTQALVKWAEGSREFR, encoded by the coding sequence ATGACTAAACAACAAGGCAAAGTTTACCTCGTCGGTGCAGGGCCGGGAGATGTGGCGTACCTGACAGTTAAGGCTTATCATCTCTTGGCTGTGGCTGAGGTGCTGGTCTATGATGCTCTGGTGGATGAGCAATTGTTAAACTGTGTACCAGCGAATTGTTTAAGGTTAGATGTGGGTAAGCGTGGTGGTAAACCAAGTACAACCCAAGGGGAAATTAATAAATTATTGGTGCAGCACTGTCAAGCTGGTCAACAAGTTGTCAGGTTAAAATCAGGCGACCCGTTTATTTTTGGACGCTGTACTTCGGAAATTGAAGCTTTAAAAGCAGCAGGTTGTGAATTTGAAGTTATACCGGGAATTTCCTCCGCTTTAGCCGCGCCGTTGTTTGCGGGAATTCCATTAACAGATGCGGCGATGAGTCGGTGTTTTGCTGTGTTTACCGCCCACGAACCAGATACTTTGGACTGGGAGGCGCTGTCAAGGTTAGAGACGCTGGTAATCTTGATGGGTGGACAACATTTGCCGGAAATCATACATCAATTATTGCGGCGTAAGCGATCGCGCCTCACTCCCATTGCCATTATCCGTTGGGCAGGAACACCGAATCAACAAGTTTGGACTGGTCAATTAAACAATATCCTCGAAAAAATCACAGGATTATCCCTCTCGCCAGTGGTAATTGTAATTGGTGAAGTGGTCAGGCTGCGGCAGTACTTACAATCTGAGAAAATAAATGCTGAGGATTCCACTACAGCAATTATTCCCAGTCTGCCAACTATGTCCAACCACCTCCCCCTCGCTGGAAAAACTATCTTAGTCACTCGTTCTGTGGGACAGTCAAGCGAATTTAGCGATCGCCTCCAGGCGGTTGGTGCTAAAGTCATTGAAATGCCAGCTTTAGAAATTGGCCCGCCTGCGAGTTGGGCAGATTTGGATCATGCGATCGCTAGTTTATCTGACTTCGACTGGTTAATTCTGACTTCTACCAATGGTGTGGAATACTTTTTTGCCAGATTAACCGCATTGGGTAAAGATTCTCGCGCTTTAGCTAATGTCAAAATTGCCGTTGTTGGTGAAAAAACAGCCCAATCTCTCAAACAACAAGCACTCAAACCAGATTTTATTCCACCGAACTTTGTAGCCGATTCTTTAGTAGAACATTTTCCCGAAACCTTGTCTGGTAAAAAGATTTTATTCCCCAGAGTTGAAACCGGTGGTCGAGAAATTTTAGTCAAAGAATTAACCGCCAAAGGTGCAGAAGTTATCGAAGTTGCAGCTTATCAATCTTGCTGTCCTAGTAGTATTCCCGAATCAGCGAAGTTAGCCTTACAAAATCACCAAGTCGATATTATTACCTTTGCCAGTTCTAAAACTGTGCAGTTTTTCTGTCAAATTATTGATCGCACATTTGCGAATCATGCTGTGATCAATTTAGCAGATGTTTGCATTGCTTCCATCGGCCCCCAAACTTCTAAAACTTGTCACGCTTTATTTGGCCGGGTAGATGTGGAGGCTGAAGAATATACCTTAGAAGGACTAACTCAAGCTTTGGTGAAATGGGCGGAGGGAAGTAGGGAGTTTCGATGA
- a CDS encoding glycoside hydrolase family 10 protein, which produces MANKFHHKNRRWREWVGDKSFNPMKLLTFLGLGRKLKRLVPVLMLVSFVAVLVVDGLKPAIAQLPRQEIRGVWMTNNDFNVLRDRVKVRDAVKHLQRLNFNTIYPVVWNSGYAMYPSATAQGAGIQPFITRGLEGQDILADLINHAHRKGLLVIPWFEFGFMAPPTSELALNHPEWLTQKRNGSETSISAAGEVVWLNPFHPQVQQFITNLVLEVVTQYDADGIQFDDHMSLPHEFGYDKYTVALYTQETKNNPPANPNDSAWVKWRADKITAFMVRLNQAVKARKPNSIFSVSPNYYDFAYKFHLQDWLAWIRQNIVDELIVQVYRPDFQSFVANIGRSEIQEAQQKIPTGIGIMAGLRNNPVPMPQIKAQVRATQERGLGVAFFYYESLWDVAPETVAERQEGFKRLFPYPVVRAKI; this is translated from the coding sequence ATGGCTAATAAATTCCATCACAAAAATAGGCGATGGCGTGAGTGGGTAGGTGACAAATCATTCAACCCGATGAAACTCTTGACTTTCTTAGGTTTGGGGCGCAAGCTAAAACGGCTAGTGCCTGTGCTGATGTTAGTTTCTTTTGTGGCAGTATTGGTAGTAGATGGGCTAAAACCTGCGATCGCTCAACTACCACGCCAAGAAATTCGCGGTGTGTGGATGACTAACAATGATTTTAATGTTTTGCGCGATCGCGTCAAGGTGCGGGACGCTGTAAAACACCTACAACGCCTCAATTTCAATACTATCTATCCTGTGGTGTGGAACTCTGGCTATGCGATGTATCCCAGTGCAACCGCCCAAGGTGCAGGTATTCAGCCTTTTATTACCCGTGGTTTAGAGGGGCAAGATATCCTCGCAGACTTAATTAATCACGCCCATCGTAAAGGTTTGTTAGTTATACCCTGGTTTGAGTTTGGGTTCATGGCTCCGCCAACATCCGAGTTAGCATTAAATCATCCAGAGTGGTTAACGCAAAAGCGCAATGGTAGTGAAACTTCTATCAGCGCGGCGGGTGAAGTTGTTTGGCTAAATCCTTTCCATCCCCAAGTACAACAGTTTATTACTAACTTGGTGTTAGAAGTCGTCACCCAATATGATGCTGATGGTATTCAGTTTGACGACCACATGAGTTTGCCCCATGAATTTGGTTATGACAAATATACAGTAGCTTTATATACCCAAGAAACCAAAAACAATCCTCCTGCAAACCCTAATGATTCAGCTTGGGTAAAATGGCGGGCAGATAAAATTACAGCTTTCATGGTGAGACTGAACCAAGCAGTGAAAGCCAGAAAACCCAATAGCATTTTTTCTGTATCACCAAATTATTATGATTTTGCTTATAAGTTCCACCTGCAAGATTGGCTGGCTTGGATACGGCAAAATATTGTAGATGAGCTAATTGTGCAAGTTTATCGTCCTGATTTCCAGAGTTTTGTTGCCAATATCGGCCGTAGCGAAATTCAAGAAGCACAACAAAAAATTCCCACCGGAATCGGAATTATGGCAGGGTTACGCAATAACCCAGTCCCAATGCCACAAATTAAGGCTCAAGTACGGGCTACTCAAGAACGGGGTTTAGGTGTAGCCTTTTTCTATTACGAAAGTTTGTGGGATGTTGCTCCTGAAACAGTAGCAGAACGTCAGGAAGGATTTAAGCGACTGTTCCCTTATCCGGTAGTTCGCGCCAAAATCTGA
- a CDS encoding homogentisate phytyltransferase has protein sequence MRQSSQNSLLASKPQPFNWLYAFWKFSRPHTIIGTSLSVLGLYVIAIAINHRVDFLLPISNSLLPVLGAWIACLCGNIYIVGLNQLEDVEIDKINKPHLPLASGEFSRPIGQLIVITTGILALVIAWLNGPFLFGMVALSLAIGTAYSLPPIRLKQFPFWAALCIFSVRGTIVNLGLFLHFNWVLQSKELIPPAVWVLTIFILVFTFAIAIFKDIPDIEGDRLYNISTFTIQLGTQSVFNLALWVLTLCYLGMMLAGVLRLEAVNSAFLVITHLLLLCGMWFRSLTVDLQDKRAIAQFYQFIWKLFFLEYLIFPIGCLLA, from the coding sequence ATGCGCCAGAGTTCTCAAAACAGCCTTTTAGCAAGCAAACCGCAGCCATTTAATTGGTTATATGCCTTTTGGAAGTTTTCTCGTCCACACACAATTATTGGCACCAGTCTGAGTGTTTTGGGTTTATATGTGATTGCCATTGCCATTAATCATCGAGTTGACTTCCTATTGCCAATTTCCAATTCCCTTTTACCAGTTTTAGGTGCATGGATAGCTTGTTTATGTGGCAATATTTACATTGTCGGCTTAAATCAGCTAGAAGATGTAGAGATAGATAAGATTAATAAGCCGCATTTACCACTAGCATCTGGGGAATTTTCTCGACCTATAGGACAATTGATTGTCATTACAACAGGGATTTTAGCTTTAGTAATTGCCTGGTTAAATGGGCCGTTTTTATTTGGGATGGTAGCATTAAGCTTGGCAATTGGTACAGCTTATTCCTTACCACCAATTCGCTTGAAACAGTTTCCATTTTGGGCAGCACTGTGCATTTTTTCGGTACGTGGAACAATTGTGAATTTGGGTTTATTTTTGCATTTTAATTGGGTACTGCAAAGCAAAGAATTAATTCCGCCAGCCGTGTGGGTACTGACGATATTTATCTTAGTGTTTACCTTTGCGATCGCCATTTTTAAAGACATCCCTGATATCGAAGGCGATCGCTTGTACAATATCTCTACTTTTACAATTCAACTCGGAACGCAATCTGTATTTAACTTGGCACTTTGGGTACTCACCCTCTGCTATTTGGGGATGATGTTGGCGGGTGTATTGCGGCTAGAGGCTGTCAACTCAGCATTTTTGGTGATTACCCATTTATTATTGCTGTGTGGGATGTGGTTTCGCAGTTTAACGGTAGACTTACAAGATAAACGTGCGATCGCCCAATTTTATCAATTCATTTGGAAACTCTTTTTCTTAGAATATTTAATATTCCCCATCGGTTGTTTGTTGGCTTAA
- a CDS encoding DUF3143 domain-containing protein, whose translation MSLLPADTPLYNHPLPQIEQWLKDQGCQQDETQLHCWRVQRPDWQAELWLDIEQIVVRYLEAGENRQEIQRSFKYSLSREDIEQAVFSGP comes from the coding sequence ATGTCTCTTCTGCCAGCCGATACCCCTTTATATAATCATCCTCTGCCACAAATTGAGCAATGGTTAAAAGACCAAGGTTGTCAACAAGATGAAACACAACTTCATTGTTGGCGCGTGCAAAGACCTGATTGGCAAGCTGAACTGTGGCTAGATATTGAACAAATCGTAGTGAGATATCTCGAAGCTGGCGAAAATCGCCAAGAAATCCAACGCTCATTCAAGTATTCTCTCAGCCGGGAAGATATCGAACAAGCCGTATTTTCTGGCCCGTGA